One part of the Xylanimonas allomyrinae genome encodes these proteins:
- a CDS encoding acyltransferase, translating to MTDTHPAPRRWQDALRSLADPRVYLHALRLAHFSAYAHVRQVRLLDRGAGVSFAPNVSFRNAERITLGAGTHVGEHSVLWAGNSTGRIVLGPQCLLGPHVTLTASNYGIETGTPVMDQPKVERDIVLGRDVWLGANVVVTAGVTIGDEVVVGAGAVVTHDLPSGCVAAGVPARVIGRRPEPAAPGAAPRPGADLQPERVSAP from the coding sequence ATGACCGACACCCACCCGGCGCCCAGACGCTGGCAGGATGCCCTGCGCTCCCTCGCCGACCCTCGCGTGTACCTGCACGCGCTGCGACTCGCGCACTTCAGCGCGTACGCACACGTGCGGCAGGTGCGACTCCTCGACCGTGGCGCGGGCGTGTCGTTCGCCCCCAACGTGTCGTTCCGCAACGCCGAGCGCATCACCCTCGGGGCCGGCACGCACGTGGGCGAACACTCGGTGCTGTGGGCGGGGAACTCGACGGGCCGGATCGTGCTGGGTCCCCAGTGCCTGCTCGGGCCGCACGTGACGCTCACTGCGTCCAACTACGGCATCGAGACGGGCACCCCCGTGATGGACCAGCCCAAGGTCGAGCGTGACATCGTCCTGGGGCGCGACGTGTGGCTCGGCGCCAACGTCGTCGTCACGGCGGGCGTGACCATCGGGGACGAGGTCGTCGTCGGCGCGGGCGCCGTCGTGACGCACGACCTGCCGTCGGGGTGCGTGGCCGCGGGCGTCCCGGCGCGCGTGATCGGCCGGCGTCCGGAGCCCGCGGCACCCGGTGCCGCCCCGCGACCGGGGGCCGACCTCCAGCCCGAGCGGGTGAGCGCACCATGA